From a single Leucoraja erinacea ecotype New England chromosome 38, Leri_hhj_1, whole genome shotgun sequence genomic region:
- the LOC129714107 gene encoding protein TUNAR-like: MVIVERVVEVPEEEDEDREERVLAVLGISGTVANLLVIIFVYIYTTL, encoded by the coding sequence ATGGTGATCGTGGAGCGGGTGGTGGAGGTGCCTGAGGAGGAGGACGAGGATCGGGAGGAGCGGGTTCTGGCCGTGTTGGGCATCAGTGGCACCGTCGCCAACCTCCTGGTCATCATCTTTGTGTACATCTACACCACGCTGTAG